A genomic segment from Gilvibacter sp. SZ-19 encodes:
- the kdsA gene encoding 3-deoxy-8-phosphooctulonate synthase: MNLSSIPKLKNTDSNNFFLMAGPCAIEGEEMAMLIAEKVKAITSRLKIPYIFKGSFKKANRSRLDSFTGIGDIKALEILNKVGTAFDLPTVTDIHEVEDAAKAAAYVDVLQIPAFLVRQTDLVVAAAKTGKVVNLKKGQFMSPESMQHAVTKVLESGNDKVMVTDRGTMFGYQDMVVDFRGIPTMKNFATTVLDVTHSLQQPNQSSGVTGGRPEMIATIARAGIAAGVDGLFIETHFDPANAKSDGANMLDLALLEKLLSDLTAIRKTINQL, encoded by the coding sequence ATGAACCTTAGCAGTATTCCAAAGCTCAAAAACACCGACAGCAATAACTTTTTCCTAATGGCCGGCCCTTGTGCCATTGAGGGGGAAGAAATGGCCATGCTTATAGCAGAAAAGGTCAAAGCCATCACCTCACGCCTGAAGATTCCTTACATCTTTAAAGGGAGCTTTAAAAAGGCGAACCGCAGCCGTTTGGACAGCTTCACGGGTATTGGAGATATCAAAGCCTTAGAAATTCTCAATAAGGTTGGAACTGCATTCGATCTGCCAACCGTTACCGATATTCACGAGGTAGAAGATGCGGCAAAGGCTGCAGCATATGTAGACGTGCTTCAGATTCCTGCCTTTTTGGTTCGCCAAACTGATCTGGTTGTGGCTGCTGCCAAAACGGGCAAGGTGGTCAACTTGAAAAAGGGACAATTCATGAGCCCTGAGAGTATGCAGCACGCGGTGACCAAAGTACTTGAAAGTGGAAACGACAAAGTTATGGTTACCGATCGCGGCACCATGTTCGGGTATCAAGATATGGTTGTAGACTTTAGAGGGATCCCAACCATGAAGAATTTTGCCACTACGGTCTTAGATGTGACTCACAGCTTGCAGCAACCCAATCAGAGCAGTGGAGTAACTGGCGGACGCCCGGAAATGATAGCCACTATCGCAAGAGCAGGAATTGCAGCAGGAGTAGACGGACTTTTTATAGAAACACATTTTGACCCGGCCAATGCTAAAAGTGATGGTGCGAACATGCTCGATCTTGCCTTACTGGAAAAATTATTGTCGGATCTAACCGCCATCCGCAAAACCATCAATCAGCTGTAA
- a CDS encoding T9SS type A sorting domain-containing protein — translation MKINSLLCLLLCFQTLGFAQFGEQQIIDASVANSRSARAGDIDGDGNLDLVTNSNFGNELIWHKQLDGDGNFSEAILITAAIGNVEFFELADMDNDTDLDIVFLTNTIDKIAWLENLDGLGNFGPEQVIFADHYGYTLSVADVNGDDLPDIFTTMVFVEGGFNVVKFFWLKNEGDGSFTPNFIEDSWNELTDVIPADLDGDGDLDIITGVSPVLAPGAFLWYENTDGMGNFGAYNFIYQHDLFLEASYQIVLSNISHSDINGDDIPDLVYSVIQPETGFRIYWMRGLEATGGFSNPIEIDNPPGEYIIDLQLADIDNDNDLDLVCGLLVANDIRWYENIEGEAVFADARIVSTAINEIVSLNSGFIDSDEYIDLFSVSKVDSKVAWYKNLGVLNNPEFDSYKIEVYPNPSDGVVHVRSEVPLAQLRVYNILGQEIKSLAAASSIDLSELNAGVYFLKITTADGQQLVKRILLD, via the coding sequence GTGAAAATCAACAGCTTACTTTGTTTATTACTATGTTTTCAGACCCTCGGTTTTGCGCAGTTCGGGGAGCAACAGATTATAGATGCCTCAGTAGCGAATAGTAGAAGTGCACGAGCAGGTGATATCGATGGGGATGGCAATTTAGACCTTGTGACCAATTCGAACTTTGGCAACGAACTAATTTGGCATAAACAGCTAGATGGCGACGGAAATTTTTCTGAGGCCATACTTATCACTGCCGCTATTGGAAATGTAGAATTCTTTGAGCTCGCAGATATGGACAATGACACCGATCTGGACATAGTTTTCCTGACCAATACAATAGACAAGATCGCTTGGTTAGAGAACCTAGACGGACTTGGTAATTTTGGCCCTGAACAAGTGATCTTTGCCGATCATTATGGCTATACCCTATCTGTTGCCGATGTAAATGGCGACGATCTGCCAGATATATTTACAACGATGGTCTTTGTAGAAGGAGGGTTTAATGTGGTGAAATTCTTTTGGTTAAAAAACGAAGGCGACGGCAGTTTTACACCCAATTTTATAGAAGACAGCTGGAATGAACTAACCGATGTGATCCCTGCGGACCTTGACGGCGATGGCGATCTAGACATCATTACCGGAGTAAGTCCCGTTTTAGCTCCAGGAGCCTTTCTTTGGTACGAGAACACCGATGGTATGGGTAACTTCGGAGCCTATAATTTCATCTATCAGCACGATCTATTCTTGGAAGCCTCCTATCAGATTGTCCTTTCGAACATCTCACATAGTGATATCAATGGCGATGATATTCCAGATCTGGTATACAGTGTCATTCAGCCAGAAACAGGCTTTCGCATTTATTGGATGAGAGGCTTAGAAGCTACAGGTGGTTTTTCGAACCCTATAGAAATAGACAATCCACCCGGGGAATATATCATAGACCTGCAATTGGCCGATATCGACAACGACAACGATCTCGATCTGGTTTGTGGGTTGCTCGTAGCCAACGATATCCGTTGGTATGAGAATATTGAGGGAGAAGCTGTTTTTGCCGACGCCCGAATCGTCTCCACAGCGATAAATGAAATAGTTAGTTTAAATAGCGGCTTTATAGATTCAGACGAGTATATCGATCTGTTCTCTGTTTCCAAGGTAGACTCCAAGGTAGCTTGGTACAAGAACCTCGGAGTTTTAAATAATCCTGAATTTGATAGTTATAAGATTGAGGTATATCCCAACCCCAGTGATGGTGTGGTACATGTTCGATCCGAAGTACCTCTAGCTCAGCTGAGGGTCTACAATATTCTCGGGCAAGAAATAAAGTCACTAGCCGCTGCAAGCAGCATAGATCTCTCGGAGCTTAACGCTGGTGTTTACTTCTTAAAAATAACTACTGCGGATGGGCAGCAGCTTGTAAAAAGAATCCTGCTCGATTGA
- a CDS encoding transglutaminase domain-containing protein, whose amino-acid sequence MRLLIGFLFFSLITYGQQTAHVQQVMASYPSEFTSVQQLAHRIAYDFKTDAERVEAIYSWITANIRYDYNYLYQQKPKHIWIRYRTEAEKKEKEIAALDQRLNDILQNKHTLCYGYSNLFMRLCDLVGVKAVSINGYTKSTVAVIGGGTAFKNHTWNAVYLEGRWQLFDLTWAAGYTDVLSERWKAQRNDYYFGTDPQQLISTHLPADPNWQLLPLPLSEQAFFENPIYYPSYFSDRLILSASEDGVLQKNNRKVSITFASLPKGRTLFYTVDGNTKLVQVDRIKLTADGQYRIDIYGLKKNAKQLTLYYNLSPAIDFKLL is encoded by the coding sequence ATGCGATTACTAATAGGCTTTCTATTTTTTAGCCTGATAACTTATGGGCAACAGACGGCTCATGTACAGCAGGTTATGGCCTCTTACCCTTCTGAATTTACTTCGGTACAGCAGTTGGCCCATCGCATTGCTTATGATTTTAAGACAGATGCCGAACGCGTTGAGGCCATATACAGTTGGATCACAGCGAATATTAGGTATGACTACAATTACCTGTATCAGCAAAAACCAAAACACATTTGGATTAGATATCGGACTGAAGCCGAAAAGAAAGAAAAAGAGATCGCCGCTTTAGACCAGCGCTTAAACGACATCTTACAAAACAAACATACCCTCTGCTATGGGTATAGCAATTTGTTTATGCGCCTCTGTGACTTGGTTGGCGTAAAAGCCGTTTCCATTAATGGGTATACCAAAAGCACAGTGGCTGTTATTGGCGGCGGTACTGCGTTTAAAAATCATACTTGGAATGCTGTTTACTTAGAAGGGCGCTGGCAATTGTTCGATCTAACTTGGGCTGCCGGATATACCGACGTTTTGTCCGAACGATGGAAAGCGCAGCGTAACGATTACTATTTTGGGACCGATCCGCAGCAACTCATAAGCACCCACTTGCCCGCAGACCCGAACTGGCAACTTTTACCGCTGCCCTTGAGTGAGCAAGCCTTTTTTGAAAATCCAATTTATTACCCAAGTTACTTCAGTGATCGTTTGATCTTAAGTGCTTCGGAGGATGGAGTCCTGCAAAAGAACAACAGAAAGGTGAGCATTACTTTTGCAAGCTTACCTAAAGGCCGTACGCTTTTTTACACTGTGGATGGCAACACCAAATTAGTACAAGTAGATCGAATAAAACTTACTGCGGATGGGCAATATCGCATAGATATTTACGGCTTAAAGAAAAATGCCAAACAATTAACGCTTTATTACAATCTAAGTCCTGCGATTGATTTCAAGCTTTTGTAG
- a CDS encoding DUF2809 domain-containing protein — MKIRLRYLGIAALIFVAEAAIAIYCKKGFIRHWFGDFLVVVLLYCTTQALWPGAVLKRVLFVGIVALSIELLQTTEFLTTIGLQEYRWARLVFGTTFSWSDLLAYFLGLLSVVLVEWRLTGNRIK, encoded by the coding sequence ATGAAAATTAGGTTACGTTATCTTGGGATAGCCGCTTTGATCTTTGTGGCCGAGGCGGCAATTGCCATTTACTGCAAAAAGGGGTTTATAAGGCATTGGTTCGGTGACTTTTTAGTTGTTGTCCTGCTCTATTGTACCACCCAAGCCTTATGGCCTGGTGCGGTTCTTAAGCGAGTTTTATTTGTGGGGATAGTGGCCCTGAGTATTGAACTGCTTCAGACCACAGAATTTCTCACAACCATTGGCTTACAGGAATATAGATGGGCACGCTTGGTATTCGGAACTACATTTAGCTGGAGCGATCTATTGGCTTATTTTCTTGGCTTGTTGAGTGTAGTCCTTGTAGAATGGCGATTAACAGGTAATCGGATCAAGTAA
- a CDS encoding transcriptional regulator, translated as MGLLDNINKLFDHRIRLGIMSILAVNEEVSFNRLKELLDVTDGNLASHIKALEKAEYIVVEKTFIGRKPNTRYKATRIGKKAFSAHINALEKLIKKNKN; from the coding sequence ATGGGACTTTTAGACAACATAAATAAACTATTTGATCATCGAATACGCTTGGGCATAATGTCCATTCTGGCGGTGAATGAAGAGGTATCTTTTAATCGCCTAAAAGAGTTGCTCGATGTAACTGATGGAAATTTAGCCAGTCATATCAAAGCTTTAGAGAAAGCGGAATATATCGTTGTTGAAAAGACATTCATTGGCAGAAAGCCCAATACCCGCTATAAGGCAACTAGAATCGGTAAGAAAGCCTTTAGTGCACATATAAACGCTCTAGAAAAACTGATCAAAAAGAATAAGAACTAA
- a CDS encoding DUF2256 domain-containing protein → MKKPLPTKICATCCRPFTWRKKWERDWEQVKYCSKRCSGNKNKNS, encoded by the coding sequence ATGAAAAAACCGCTACCGACCAAAATTTGTGCAACTTGTTGCCGACCTTTCACTTGGAGAAAAAAGTGGGAGCGTGACTGGGAGCAGGTCAAGTATTGCAGTAAACGCTGTAGCGGAAATAAAAACAAGAACTCATGA
- a CDS encoding DUF1801 domain-containing protein, which produces MNPAEAYILDQTEPFKSILLHLEATIRRMAPEAVLKYKYRIPFFYIDDKPFCYLNVTKGYVDLGFWHAAHLSVHLEHLETKGRKVMKSLRYNSLEAVDQQILEEVIADALSVRDRGFYS; this is translated from the coding sequence TTGAACCCAGCAGAAGCCTATATTTTAGACCAAACAGAGCCTTTTAAAAGCATTCTCTTGCATTTGGAAGCAACCATTCGACGAATGGCTCCTGAGGCAGTTCTTAAGTATAAATATCGGATCCCGTTCTTTTATATAGATGATAAACCCTTTTGTTATCTCAACGTCACCAAGGGCTATGTGGATCTTGGTTTTTGGCATGCGGCGCATTTAAGTGTTCACCTAGAACATTTGGAGACCAAGGGCAGAAAGGTCATGAAGTCATTGCGCTACAACTCGCTTGAAGCGGTAGATCAACAGATCTTAGAAGAGGTGATTGCCGACGCGCTAAGCGTCCGTGATCGCGGTTTTTACAGCTGA
- a CDS encoding cryptochrome/photolyase family protein, with the protein MSTVSLIFPHQLFKDHPALSTDTDVVLVESPLLFTYQKFHKQKLVYHRATLKTYASYLDTEGYNCTYVEFHEDHAPLKKLVAWLKDNDYTKILVVDPVDFYLDKWLHEACEAEELELKVLESPMFLNTREELSDFFRADKKKFHQTTFYKNERKARDILITGSDDPEGGKWTYDTENRKKYPKGKTPPNIQFPDTTSAYKEALNYVEDHFEDNYGQTTDSPLYALDFESAKDWFEQFLEQRFAGFGPYEDAIVKEEIYLHHSVLTPMLNVGLLTPQYVLDRSLEYAQENDIKIQSLEGFVRQIMGWREFIRGMYMAKGVPMRTTNYWGFDRKIPKSFYTGETGIPPIDDTIKKVLKTGYCHHIERLMVLGNFMLLCEFDPKEVYKWFMELFIDAYDWVMVPNVYGMSQFADGGFFATKPYISSSNYILKMSNYSKGDWQEIWDALFWHFMDKQREFFSSNPRLAMLLGTFDKWDAEKRSGLISRAQEYFETLT; encoded by the coding sequence ATGAGCACGGTTAGCCTAATTTTTCCGCATCAACTCTTTAAAGATCACCCAGCCCTATCGACGGATACGGATGTGGTCTTGGTGGAGTCGCCGCTGCTTTTTACCTATCAGAAATTTCACAAGCAGAAGTTGGTCTATCACAGGGCTACACTTAAGACCTATGCCTCCTATTTGGATACAGAAGGCTATAATTGCACTTATGTGGAGTTTCACGAAGATCACGCGCCCTTGAAAAAGCTGGTCGCATGGCTAAAGGATAATGACTACACAAAAATTTTAGTAGTAGATCCGGTTGATTTCTATCTAGACAAATGGCTGCATGAGGCCTGTGAGGCGGAAGAATTGGAGCTCAAAGTATTGGAAAGTCCAATGTTTTTGAACACTCGTGAGGAGCTTTCTGATTTTTTCAGAGCCGATAAGAAGAAGTTTCATCAGACCACTTTTTACAAGAATGAGCGCAAGGCGAGGGATATATTGATCACGGGATCCGATGACCCGGAGGGTGGCAAGTGGACTTATGACACGGAGAACCGAAAGAAATATCCCAAAGGGAAAACGCCACCTAATATTCAGTTTCCCGACACTACCTCGGCCTACAAAGAGGCGCTGAATTATGTAGAAGATCACTTTGAGGATAATTACGGCCAGACCACCGATTCCCCTTTATACGCCTTGGATTTCGAGTCGGCAAAGGATTGGTTCGAACAGTTCTTAGAGCAACGATTTGCCGGCTTTGGTCCGTATGAAGACGCTATAGTCAAAGAGGAGATCTATTTGCATCATTCTGTTTTGACCCCGATGCTGAATGTGGGCTTATTGACGCCACAGTACGTTTTGGACAGGAGCCTGGAATATGCCCAAGAGAACGATATCAAGATCCAGAGTTTAGAAGGTTTTGTAAGACAGATCATGGGCTGGCGAGAGTTCATCCGAGGTATGTATATGGCCAAGGGTGTTCCTATGCGCACTACTAATTATTGGGGATTTGACCGAAAGATTCCAAAATCTTTCTATACCGGCGAGACCGGAATTCCTCCAATTGATGATACCATAAAAAAGGTGCTTAAGACAGGGTATTGCCACCATATTGAACGCCTTATGGTTCTAGGGAATTTCATGCTTTTGTGCGAATTTGACCCTAAGGAGGTTTACAAATGGTTCATGGAGTTGTTTATTGATGCCTACGATTGGGTCATGGTGCCTAATGTGTATGGCATGAGTCAATTCGCCGACGGCGGATTCTTTGCCACTAAGCCTTATATAAGCAGTAGCAATTATATTCTTAAAATGAGCAATTACTCCAAAGGCGACTGGCAAGAGATCTGGGATGCGCTATTTTGGCATTTTATGGACAAGCAAAGAGAATTCTTTAGTTCAAACCCGCGTTTGGCTATGTTGCTAGGGACCTTTGATAAGTGGGACGCAGAAAAGCGCAGTGGCCTGATATCTAGGGCTCAGGAGTATTTTGAGACGCTTACTTGA
- a CDS encoding flavin reductase family protein: MKTKYTHSDIAQMDRIKRLHLINSITGVKPANLIGTVSQDGHENLAIFSSVVHLGSNPPFIGFVLRPHFEFRRDTYNNMEHNGYYTINHVPASHTKQAHYTSAKFDEGVSEFERCGFTPEYLNDFPAPFVKESPVKIGLKKVNEIPIPQNGTLFVIGQIELIEVPNWVDEVNGKLNLEKLEIAGISGLNTYYRMQEVGDYPYARVEEVPPFDKSV, from the coding sequence ATGAAAACAAAGTACACGCATAGTGATATTGCCCAAATGGATCGCATTAAGCGCCTGCATTTGATCAATTCAATTACCGGTGTTAAACCGGCTAATTTGATCGGTACAGTTAGTCAGGACGGTCATGAGAATTTGGCCATTTTTAGTTCTGTGGTCCATTTGGGGAGCAACCCGCCTTTTATAGGTTTTGTGCTTCGGCCTCATTTTGAGTTTAGACGCGATACTTACAACAATATGGAGCACAACGGTTATTATACCATTAATCATGTGCCTGCCTCGCATACCAAACAAGCCCATTACACCTCTGCCAAATTCGACGAAGGAGTGAGTGAATTTGAGCGCTGCGGATTCACGCCAGAATACTTAAACGATTTTCCCGCACCTTTTGTCAAGGAGTCTCCGGTTAAGATCGGTCTTAAAAAGGTCAATGAGATCCCAATTCCACAGAATGGTACCTTATTCGTAATTGGTCAGATAGAATTGATAGAAGTCCCAAATTGGGTAGATGAGGTGAACGGAAAGTTGAATCTCGAAAAACTCGAGATAGCCGGTATTTCAGGTTTGAATACTTATTACCGAATGCAAGAAGTTGGCGATTACCCTTATGCCCGAGTGGAAGAAGTTCCACCATTTGATAAATCTGTATAA
- a CDS encoding DUF1361 domain-containing protein yields MRANSNYKVHALSCTLTLLGIALLMLRFVLTHTIFYAFLVWNLFLAALPFFISQTATKLNTTKTPKIFVLLLSGLWLLFLPNSFYIITDLKHLVLATERTVLLDVILVLCFAINGVVLGFYAIDLMLETLTRFFPKLPKRLSLSVLFLLCGFGVYLGRELRWNSWDILTQPLPLLEDIFLRLSRPFEYLKTWGITIIFTLFLGIHYYFFSLLRTKSEAHEN; encoded by the coding sequence ATGAGAGCTAATTCTAATTACAAGGTGCACGCATTATCGTGCACCTTGACCCTTTTGGGGATAGCCTTGTTAATGTTACGCTTTGTGCTTACACACACTATTTTCTATGCTTTTTTAGTCTGGAACCTATTTTTAGCGGCACTACCCTTTTTCATCTCGCAAACAGCCACTAAGCTAAATACGACAAAAACACCCAAGATATTTGTGCTTCTTTTAAGTGGATTATGGCTCTTATTTCTCCCCAATTCTTTTTACATAATTACAGATCTTAAACACCTCGTCCTCGCTACAGAGCGCACCGTATTACTAGACGTGATTTTGGTTTTATGCTTTGCCATTAACGGTGTGGTATTGGGCTTTTATGCGATCGATCTAATGTTGGAAACCCTAACCCGCTTCTTTCCGAAGCTACCGAAGCGCCTGAGTCTATCGGTCTTGTTTTTACTCTGCGGATTTGGGGTTTACCTAGGTAGAGAATTGCGTTGGAACAGTTGGGATATACTCACCCAACCCCTACCGCTACTGGAAGACATATTTCTGCGCCTAAGCAGGCCTTTTGAATACTTAAAAACTTGGGGGATCACTATTATTTTTACCCTTTTTCTAGGAATCCATTATTACTTTTTCAGTCTTTTAAGAACCAAATCTGAAGCTCATGAAAATTAG
- a CDS encoding cryptochrome/deoxyribodipyrimidine photo-lyase family protein — protein MEKSGKGVALLSRPEINIVWLKRDLRSQDHEPLAAAEAAGIPYLILYLFEPTLLAHPQCSLRHNQFIFESLQDLKKTLGVQGRTLGICYADAVVVFSEILHKYRVKRLFSYRESGVQLSWDRDKEVAQLCLQNNIEWLEFQREGVLRGIQNRDGWDKAWFVKMHSPLINNSFDPDLTLDWKHKFQIPETLKQAWSAYPAAYQAPGETMGWKYLKSFCEERGRNYMRQISKPLGSRYSCGRVSPYLAWGCLSVKQVYQYVKNHPNAANNKRAFNGFLTRVKWRSHFIQKFEVECEYETLCINRGYEHMDWQRNEAFIKAWKSGQTGYPMVDANMRCLHATGWINFRMRAMLVSFFCHHLGQDWRDGVYHLAQLFLDYEPGIHYPQFQMQAGTTGVNTVRMYNPVKQGLDHDPDGEFIKQWVPELREVPTTHIHQPWTLTPMEQQFMNFELGVDYPLPLVDLESSGKAARQRIYGHRKHPQVQKEKQRILKTHTRRIK, from the coding sequence TTGGAAAAAAGCGGAAAAGGAGTTGCGCTTTTGAGTCGCCCTGAAATTAATATCGTTTGGTTAAAACGCGATCTGCGTTCACAGGATCACGAGCCACTTGCAGCGGCCGAGGCTGCTGGAATACCCTATCTGATCCTTTATTTGTTTGAGCCTACCTTGCTCGCTCATCCGCAGTGTAGTCTAAGACACAATCAATTCATTTTTGAATCGCTTCAAGATTTAAAAAAGACTTTGGGAGTCCAAGGGCGGACCTTGGGCATTTGCTACGCAGATGCCGTGGTGGTCTTTAGCGAGATCTTACACAAATACAGAGTAAAACGACTCTTTAGTTATAGGGAAAGTGGAGTACAACTGAGTTGGGATCGCGATAAAGAAGTTGCTCAACTTTGCCTTCAGAATAACATTGAATGGCTGGAATTTCAGCGGGAAGGAGTGCTTCGCGGCATTCAAAACCGCGATGGTTGGGACAAAGCGTGGTTTGTCAAGATGCATTCGCCATTGATCAACAACAGTTTTGATCCGGATTTAACTCTGGATTGGAAACACAAATTTCAAATACCTGAGACTTTAAAACAAGCCTGGAGTGCGTATCCGGCGGCTTATCAAGCACCTGGAGAGACCATGGGGTGGAAGTACTTAAAGAGCTTTTGTGAAGAGCGAGGGCGCAATTATATGCGGCAGATCTCAAAACCTTTGGGCAGTAGGTATAGCTGCGGAAGGGTCTCTCCTTATTTAGCTTGGGGTTGTCTTTCGGTGAAGCAGGTCTATCAGTATGTAAAGAATCACCCCAACGCGGCAAATAATAAGAGGGCTTTTAATGGTTTTTTGACTCGGGTCAAGTGGCGTTCACATTTTATACAGAAGTTCGAGGTAGAGTGTGAGTACGAGACCTTGTGTATCAATCGGGGTTACGAACACATGGATTGGCAGCGTAATGAAGCCTTTATCAAAGCTTGGAAGAGCGGCCAGACCGGTTATCCTATGGTCGATGCGAACATGCGTTGTTTACATGCCACTGGTTGGATAAACTTTAGAATGCGTGCCATGCTGGTTTCCTTTTTTTGTCATCATTTAGGACAAGATTGGCGCGATGGGGTCTATCATTTGGCCCAGTTGTTCTTAGACTACGAGCCGGGGATCCACTATCCGCAGTTTCAAATGCAAGCTGGAACCACAGGTGTAAATACTGTTCGTATGTATAATCCGGTAAAGCAAGGTTTGGATCACGATCCGGATGGTGAATTTATTAAGCAATGGGTGCCGGAATTACGAGAGGTTCCCACTACCCACATTCACCAACCTTGGACCTTGACCCCCATGGAACAACAATTCATGAATTTTGAGTTGGGCGTGGATTATCCGCTGCCTCTTGTAGATCTAGAAAGTTCCGGTAAAGCAGCACGCCAGCGTATTTACGGTCATAGAAAGCATCCGCAGGTACAAAAAGAAAAACAACGAATTTTAAAAACACATACCCGACGCATCAAATGA
- the creD gene encoding cell envelope integrity protein CreD, translating to MSQKGKFSNWLKTSITARMLVVGLLIIALLLPLSFVQSLIYERSFRQQEVVAEINNKWGEAVVFSGPILQIPYKTYVTEQVYDQATKETSTVTRTVVKKVFFLPATLDYKAQVTTKPLQRSIYETAVYSSEITTSGKFADIDFSLFDISAEDVLWDKATLLLKTSNLKGIKSNLEIQLDDQVLAVSPIHSSSLMHSIESQPIKDLQRLTEAAIEFNFSFKINGSESLQFVPLGKDTKAAVISNWDSPSFNGHFLPNDETKEISANGFKADWTIPQLSRKFEQQFLNSLPDLSEAAFGVKLVIPVDHYTKSERSSKYGFLVIGLTLLVFLLIQIVSMVYIHPFQYLLIGLALVLFYTLLVSISEHQNFNMAYLISGTATVGLVSLFAKAVLKSVKFGLLILGSMSALYGFIFTIIQLESYALLVGSVGLFLILAIIMFVTRKIDWSNES from the coding sequence ATGTCACAAAAAGGAAAATTCTCAAATTGGTTAAAGACCTCCATTACTGCCCGAATGCTAGTGGTCGGGCTTCTTATCATAGCACTCTTGCTTCCACTCTCATTTGTTCAAAGCCTTATTTACGAACGCTCCTTTAGGCAGCAAGAGGTCGTGGCAGAGATCAATAATAAATGGGGTGAGGCCGTAGTTTTCTCAGGGCCAATCCTACAAATTCCGTACAAAACATACGTCACCGAACAAGTTTACGATCAAGCCACTAAGGAGACCTCTACCGTAACTAGAACGGTAGTAAAGAAGGTATTCTTTCTCCCAGCTACATTAGATTATAAGGCTCAGGTTACAACTAAACCCCTGCAGCGAAGCATTTACGAAACTGCAGTGTACTCTTCCGAGATAACAACATCTGGTAAATTCGCAGATATAGATTTCTCCCTTTTTGATATTTCTGCGGAGGATGTTCTTTGGGACAAAGCCACCCTACTGCTTAAAACCTCAAACTTAAAAGGCATCAAAAGCAATCTGGAAATCCAATTAGATGATCAGGTCCTTGCAGTTAGTCCGATTCACTCTTCGTCACTTATGCACAGTATTGAATCGCAACCTATAAAGGATTTACAACGATTGACCGAGGCCGCTATCGAATTTAACTTTAGCTTTAAGATCAACGGTAGTGAATCACTTCAATTTGTCCCCTTAGGGAAAGACACCAAAGCTGCGGTTATTTCCAACTGGGATTCTCCGAGCTTTAATGGACATTTCTTACCCAATGACGAGACCAAGGAAATTTCCGCGAATGGCTTTAAAGCCGATTGGACCATTCCGCAACTCAGCAGAAAATTTGAACAGCAGTTTTTAAACAGCTTACCCGATCTATCTGAAGCCGCTTTTGGAGTGAAGCTTGTGATTCCAGTAGATCATTACACCAAAAGTGAGCGATCGTCCAAGTATGGTTTTCTAGTTATCGGCTTAACACTCTTGGTATTTCTACTAATTCAAATAGTTAGCATGGTCTATATTCACCCTTTTCAATATTTACTTATTGGATTGGCCTTAGTTCTCTTTTATACACTACTTGTTTCTATTTCCGAGCATCAAAATTTCAATATGGCTTATTTAATTTCTGGAACGGCTACAGTTGGATTAGTGAGTCTATTTGCAAAAGCAGTACTTAAAAGTGTAAAGTTCGGTTTGCTGATCTTAGGTTCAATGTCTGCACTATACGGTTTTATTTTCACGATCATTCAACTAGAAAGCTATGCGCTTTTGGTTGGTAGTGTTGGACTCTTCCTTATCCTAGCGATCATCATGTTTGTGACCCGTAAAATAGATTGGAGTAATGAGAGCTAA